In Engraulis encrasicolus isolate BLACKSEA-1 chromosome 15, IST_EnEncr_1.0, whole genome shotgun sequence, the following proteins share a genomic window:
- the LOC134464318 gene encoding murinoglobulin-2-like → VVGDIMGRALKNMDSLLKMPYGCGEQNIAILSPNIYILQYLQSTGQLTAAIKEKATKFLNSGYQRQLNYKHLDGAFSTFGRGEGNTWLTAFVLRSFGKAKSFIFIDPQVISQASDWLEARRQGGVSYGHGPYPRHGYLFNDRRTPYVYIGEPYLPRPDAGAYPMLGNLFNNRMKGGVNDDVTITAYIAAALLELEMPVKVRYITMLDGGEGTVNYSGKEVTMAFLKSSVSDVSNTYATALRAYTFSLAGEEKHRDQLLKHLDTVATSDGSLLHWSKSSSEKADSLAVETSSYVLLAVLTKPRLTPADLGYAAKIVNWLVKQQNPYGGFSSTQDTVVALQALALHATKVFSPGGSSTVTVQAAGGAKQQFDVNQHNTLLYQERALQDIPGKYSVEVKGSACASVGVALFYNVPTPSVHSTLSISAEATPMTEGECNKATGQTFRLVIKVQYRGPQESTNMAIVDVTMLSGFSTDSDSVDNVSRPNSKDNSLSDKLRGGTFVDRVEKKDDHILMYLSKVAKKRELVYQVTIRQDLPVNNLKPAVAKVYDYYTPSDQAEVEYSYPCA, encoded by the exons gtggtaggagaCATCATGGGTCGTGCTCTGAAGAACATGGACAGCCTTCTCAAGATGCCATATGGGTGTGGAGAGCAGAACATCGCCATCCTCTCCCCAAACATCTACATCCTACAATACCTCCAGAGCACTGGCCAGCTCACAGCTGCCATCAAGGAGAAAGCCACAAAGTTCCTCAACAGTG GATACCAGAGGCAGCTGAACTACAAGCACTTGGATGGAGCCTTCAGCACGTTTGGCCGAGGAGAGGGAAACACCTG gCTCACTGCATTTGTGTTGCGCTCCTTTGGCAAAGCCAAGTCCTTCATCTTTATCGACCCACAAGTTATCTCTCAAGCCAGCGATTGGCTGGAAGCCAGACGACAAGGGGGCGTATCGTATGGACATGGGCCGTATCCCAGGCATGGTTATCTCTTCAACGACAGAAGGACG ccctacgtgTATATCGGCGAGCCCTACTTGCCGCGACCAGATGCAGGTGCCTACCCCATGCTGGGTAATCTTTTCAACAACAGAATGAAG GGGGGAGTAAATGATGATGTGACGATAACGGCCTACATCGCTGCTGCCCTGCTCGAACTGGAAATGCCAGTTAAGGTACGGTACATTACCATGTTAGATGGCGGTGAAGGTACAGTAAATTACAGTGGTAAG GAAGTCACTATGGCGTTTTTAAAGTCCTCCGTCAGTGATGTCTCCAACACATATGCTACTGCTCTGCGTGCCTACACCTTCAGCCTGGCAGGAGAAGAGAAGCACAGAGATCAGCTGCTCAAACACCTGGACACTGTAGCCACCTCAGATG GGAGCCTCCTGCACTGGTCCAAGTCCTCATCGGAGAAAGCTGATTCGCTGGCGGTGGAGACGAGCTCTTACGTGCTGCTAGCGGTCCTCACCAAGCCCAGGCTGACGCCTGCTGACTTGGGCTACGCTGCCAAGATCGTCAACTGGCTGGTGAAGCAGCAGAACCCATATGGAGGCTTCTCTTCGACACAG gacaCGGTGGTTGCCCTGCAGGCTCTGGCTCTGCACGCCACCAAGGTCTTCAGCCCAGGCGGCTCCAGCACCGTCACAGTGCAGGCAGCAGGGGGCGCCAAACAGCAGTTTGATGTGAACCAGCACAACACCTTGCTGTACCAGGAGAGGGCGCTGCAGGACATCCCTGGGAAATACAGCGTGGAGGTCAAGGGGTCGGCATGCGCATCTGTAGGG GTGGCTCTTTTCTACAACGTCCCTACCCCCAGCGTCCACTCCACCTTGAGCATCTCCGCTGAGGCCACGCCCATGACGGAGGGAGAGTGCAACAAGGCTACTGGACAGACCTTCAGGCTGGTTATCAAAGTCCA GTACCGTGGCCCACAGGAGAGCACCAACATGGCCATAGTAGACGTCACCATGCTGTCTGGATTCAGCACTGACTCCGACTCAGTTGACAATGTAAGTCGCCCAAATTCAAAGGACAATTCCT TATCAGACAAG TTACGGGGCGGCACCTTTGTGGACCGAGTGGAAAAGAAGGACGACCACATCCTCATGTACCTGTCAAAG GTTGCCAAGAAGAGGGAGCTGGTTTACCAGGTGACCATCCGACAGGATCTGCCAGTGAACAACCTGAAGCCAGCAGTGGCCAAGGTGTACGACTACTACACACCCA